Proteins from a genomic interval of Methanoplanus endosymbiosus:
- a CDS encoding TATA-box-binding protein — translation MKVNPEDSLKIENIVASAKVADKLDLQMINEEIKDAEYNKKRFPGVVLRMQDPKIAALVFGSGKVVLTGAKSVDNLSKGLEILGEKLRALKLDIPDNLEYKIQNIVTSADLGSPINLNKIAVGFNLEKIEYEPEQFPGLVYRLDEPKVVVLLFGSGKLIITGGKQPKDAKAAVIKIMSDLSNLGLI, via the coding sequence ATGAAGGTGAATCCTGAAGATTCTTTAAAGATAGAAAATATTGTGGCCTCCGCAAAGGTCGCTGACAAACTTGATCTTCAGATGATAAATGAAGAGATCAAAGATGCCGAGTATAATAAGAAGAGATTTCCCGGCGTTGTACTGAGGATGCAGGACCCGAAGATAGCAGCGCTTGTTTTTGGTTCCGGAAAGGTAGTACTTACGGGTGCGAAGAGTGTTGACAATCTCTCAAAAGGTCTTGAGATCCTTGGAGAGAAACTCAGGGCACTAAAACTTGACATACCTGACAACCTTGAGTACAAAATCCAGAATATTGTGACATCAGCAGACCTTGGATCGCCAATAAATCTTAATAAAATAGCAGTCGGATTTAATCTTGAAAAGATAGAATATGAACCTGAGCAGTTTCCGGGACTGGTGTACCGCCTTGATGAGCCAAAAGTTGTTGTTCTCTTATTTGGTTCAGGAAAACTGATTATAACCGGAGGAAAACAGCCGAAAGACGCAAAAGCGGCAGTCATAAAAATCATGTCAGACCTCTCAAATCTGGGTCTCATATAA
- a CDS encoding SIMPL domain-containing protein produces MKAGKNIILAVMLIAVLALAGTASAEITEDDRLIHVSGTGKVTTDPDVVKITIAVETENTDAVKAQQENAERMTQTVNSLKAIGLTDDEISTAGYNIYSYTTGSDSPFGKDKKIYKVTNTVLVETGKIDLAGDIIDASVLSGANRINSIYFTLSDEKSQSLRSQAITAAVEQAKLDADAVSAALGVKISGVKSVNVGSSYTPYSYSNSMDYAVMEKSVGGMAAPTPVSPDTVDVTASVSIDYLIM; encoded by the coding sequence ATGAAGGCAGGAAAAAATATAATTCTCGCAGTCATGCTCATTGCAGTTCTGGCACTGGCAGGCACTGCATCGGCAGAGATTACAGAGGATGACAGGCTTATTCATGTCTCAGGGACAGGTAAGGTTACGACAGATCCGGATGTTGTGAAGATAACCATAGCCGTTGAGACTGAGAATACAGATGCCGTTAAGGCACAGCAGGAGAATGCTGAGAGAATGACACAGACTGTAAACAGCTTAAAAGCTATCGGCCTGACCGATGACGAGATAAGCACAGCAGGCTACAATATCTACTCCTATACCACAGGTTCAGACTCTCCGTTTGGCAAGGATAAGAAGATCTATAAGGTTACAAATACAGTTCTGGTAGAGACAGGCAAGATTGATCTTGCGGGGGACATCATTGATGCAAGTGTTCTGAGTGGTGCAAACCGGATAAACAGTATCTATTTCACACTCAGTGACGAAAAGTCACAGTCACTGAGATCACAGGCAATTACTGCGGCAGTTGAGCAGGCAAAACTTGATGCAGATGCAGTATCAGCAGCGCTTGGCGTAAAAATCTCCGGTGTGAAATCTGTCAATGTCGGTTCGAGCTACACGCCGTACAGTTACAGCAACAGTATGGACTATGCGGTAATGGAGAAGTCTGTGGGCGGTATGGCTGCCCCTACTCCGGTAAGCCCTGACACCGTTGATGTTACAGCATCGGTCTCTATTGATTATCTGATAATGTAA
- a CDS encoding ArsR family transcriptional regulator: MKLERVLTFTDAEEELANLLTEIGMKRNVSKVLVYLANTNEATSRDIERGTDLRQPEVSIAMRTLMEKEWIDSRESKAESKGRPVKIYSLSKDINDIVDIIEVEKEKEINIQLKLIEKVRGLIAK, encoded by the coding sequence ATGAAACTTGAAAGAGTACTGACATTTACAGATGCAGAAGAAGAACTTGCCAATCTGCTTACAGAGATCGGCATGAAGAGAAATGTCTCAAAGGTCCTTGTATATCTTGCAAATACCAATGAAGCAACATCAAGAGATATTGAGAGAGGAACAGATCTCAGGCAGCCTGAAGTAAGCATTGCTATGAGGACACTCATGGAGAAGGAATGGATTGACAGCCGCGAGAGCAAAGCAGAGAGCAAAGGCAGGCCGGTTAAGATCTATTCACTCTCAAAGGACATCAATGACATTGTTGATATCATTGAAGTCGAAAAAGAGAAGGAAATTAATATTCAGCTCAAACTTATTGAGAAGGTAAGAGGCTTAATCGCCAAGTAA
- a CDS encoding acetate--CoA ligase family protein translates to MAEWLLSEAEGYDFLKKYDVPVPEYKIVKSADDAAESATEIGFPVVMKIVSPQIIHKSDAGGVIVGVSSAEEASKAYERIISNISSANPDAEIEGVIVEEMAEPGVELIIGGNTDPSFGKTITFGIGGTLVEFLKDVSLRILPLTEDEVRKMVREINSYKLISGYRGSTPKDEDGLVKIIMNVCKAFEETEDLKEFDINPLRLYENGACAVDTAFIFSDEHNGSEEEHELVPVEYFNPSSIAVIGASETPGKMGYAVMHKLSSFPGKLYPVNPNRDRIMCFKTYPSILDVEGDVDMAVITVPSRLVPGVMEECGKKGVKIAVVITAGFKEMSEEGKKLEDKMVAIAKRHGTRIVGPNCLGLISPHKGYDTTYVQRSPTPGNIAFLSQSGAIVNAVVDWSLTHDVGFSSVVSVGNQSDLTFLDYLHWAESDENTDAIIMYIEEINNGREFMKRVSEVAKIKPVVAIKSGSSARGRAAAASHTGSLAGSYEVYMEAFREAGILSVTNLEDAFLAAEFLSHHKHYPLGRRAVVVTNAGGFAVLSTDYAERYGIEIVDLPQNVIDELNTFLPEFWNKGNPVDLLGDADGERFARTFNVLAKHDDLWDICVVIGFPNLVLTSERFAKQIMQLSDDTDKRIVSVLLGGAEMTGGREILRENKVPPFEELETAFRVVGRTLQSKFRAKGQGLF, encoded by the coding sequence ATGGCAGAATGGTTATTAAGTGAAGCAGAGGGATATGATTTCCTCAAAAAATATGATGTGCCGGTACCTGAATACAAAATTGTAAAATCCGCAGATGATGCAGCAGAGTCTGCAACTGAGATTGGATTTCCGGTAGTCATGAAGATCGTCTCACCGCAGATCATCCACAAGAGCGATGCCGGAGGTGTCATCGTTGGTGTGAGCAGTGCAGAAGAGGCATCAAAGGCATATGAGAGGATAATCTCAAACATTTCATCTGCGAATCCGGATGCGGAGATTGAGGGTGTTATTGTTGAAGAGATGGCTGAACCCGGTGTTGAGCTTATCATCGGCGGAAATACTGATCCATCCTTTGGAAAGACCATAACATTCGGAATCGGTGGAACTCTTGTCGAATTCTTAAAAGATGTCTCGCTCAGAATCCTGCCTTTAACTGAAGATGAGGTCAGGAAGATGGTCAGGGAGATCAACTCCTACAAACTGATCTCCGGTTACAGGGGTTCAACACCAAAGGACGAGGACGGACTTGTAAAGATTATAATGAATGTCTGCAAAGCCTTTGAAGAGACTGAAGACTTAAAGGAGTTTGACATTAACCCGCTCAGGCTGTATGAAAATGGTGCATGTGCGGTGGACACAGCCTTCATCTTCAGTGATGAGCACAATGGCAGTGAGGAGGAGCATGAACTTGTTCCGGTTGAATATTTCAATCCATCATCCATCGCAGTCATAGGCGCATCCGAGACTCCCGGAAAGATGGGTTATGCTGTTATGCACAAACTGTCATCATTCCCAGGCAAACTCTATCCTGTCAATCCAAACAGGGATCGCATTATGTGCTTTAAGACATATCCAAGCATTCTTGACGTTGAAGGGGATGTCGATATGGCTGTAATTACAGTTCCGTCAAGGCTTGTGCCCGGAGTAATGGAGGAGTGCGGCAAGAAGGGTGTAAAGATTGCGGTTGTAATCACTGCCGGATTTAAGGAGATGAGCGAGGAGGGCAAAAAGCTTGAAGATAAGATGGTTGCCATTGCAAAGAGGCATGGCACAAGAATTGTCGGCCCTAACTGCCTTGGACTTATCAGCCCCCACAAGGGATATGATACCACCTATGTCCAGAGATCTCCGACTCCCGGAAACATTGCCTTCCTGTCACAGAGCGGTGCGATTGTAAATGCTGTTGTGGACTGGAGTCTTACGCATGATGTCGGATTTTCATCTGTCGTTTCTGTAGGCAACCAGAGTGATTTAACCTTCCTTGATTATCTCCACTGGGCAGAGTCTGATGAGAACACCGATGCCATCATCATGTATATCGAGGAGATAAACAACGGGAGGGAATTCATGAAGCGGGTAAGTGAGGTTGCAAAGATAAAGCCTGTTGTTGCAATCAAATCCGGTTCATCAGCAAGGGGCCGTGCCGCCGCTGCATCACATACAGGATCTCTTGCAGGAAGTTATGAGGTCTATATGGAGGCCTTCCGGGAAGCAGGCATTCTTTCGGTTACAAACCTTGAAGATGCCTTCCTTGCAGCTGAATTCCTCTCACATCACAAGCACTATCCGCTTGGCAGACGGGCTGTAGTGGTTACAAATGCAGGCGGTTTTGCAGTTCTCTCAACCGATTATGCAGAGCGCTATGGTATTGAGATAGTTGATCTGCCGCAGAATGTTATTGACGAGCTGAACACTTTCCTGCCGGAATTCTGGAACAAAGGCAACCCTGTCGATCTTCTGGGTGATGCTGACGGAGAGAGGTTTGCAAGAACCTTCAATGTCCTTGCAAAGCATGACGATCTCTGGGACATCTGTGTGGTAATAGGATTCCCTAACCTTGTGCTCACCTCGGAGAGGTTTGCAAAGCAGATTATGCAGCTCTCGGATGACACTGACAAGCGCATAGTTTCAGTGCTTCTTGGAGGTGCAGAGATGACAGGAGGGCGTGAGATCCTAAGAGAGAATAAAGTGCCTCCGTTTGAGGAGCTTGAGACCGCCTTCCGTGTAGTCGGCAGGACACTTCAGAGCAAATTCCGTGCAAAGGGTCAGGGACTCTTTTAA
- the rpiA gene encoding ribose-5-phosphate isomerase RpiA, protein MTDANIMKKNAGYYAAELVEDGMIVGLGTGSTVFFAMEKISAMINEGLDIVGVPTSYQAMRRAREYGIPLGTLDDYPTLDLAIDGADQIDPKLRMIKGRGAAQTMEKCVCDAADSFIVVSDPSKLSDRLDAVVPVEVIPFACSTMMETIRKLGGVPVVREGVKKDGPVITDSGNFEIDCSFGVISDPENLESRLNNIPGVLSCGLFTQYSSKTKVVIGKKNDVEVILLGD, encoded by the coding sequence ATGACTGACGCTAATATTATGAAGAAGAATGCCGGTTATTATGCCGCAGAACTTGTTGAAGACGGGATGATTGTCGGACTTGGCACAGGTTCAACAGTATTTTTTGCAATGGAAAAAATATCCGCTATGATAAACGAAGGCCTTGACATAGTAGGAGTTCCGACATCCTATCAGGCGATGAGGCGTGCAAGGGAATATGGCATACCGCTTGGGACGCTTGATGATTACCCTACACTTGACCTGGCAATTGACGGAGCAGATCAGATCGATCCTAAACTCAGAATGATTAAAGGCAGAGGTGCGGCACAGACCATGGAGAAATGTGTATGCGATGCGGCAGACAGTTTCATTGTTGTAAGCGATCCTTCAAAGCTCTCTGACAGACTTGACGCAGTCGTTCCTGTTGAAGTCATACCATTTGCCTGCTCAACCATGATGGAGACAATAAGGAAACTTGGCGGAGTTCCGGTTGTAAGGGAAGGCGTAAAGAAGGACGGGCCGGTGATAACAGACAGTGGTAATTTTGAGATTGACTGCTCTTTTGGAGTAATATCTGATCCTGAAAACCTTGAGAGCAGACTGAATAATATACCTGGAGTATTATCCTGCGGACTATTTACACAGTACTCTTCCAAAACTAAAGTTGTAATCGGAAAGAAAAATGATGTTGAGGTTATTTTACTTGGCGATTAA
- a CDS encoding polyprenyl synthetase family protein, giving the protein MKLEEYLDKTAELVDLELNRQFGGLPTQLGKASSHLLLAGGKRLRPAVTLLAADLVSKGRSLDILPAALALEVTHTFTLVHDDIMDGDSVRRGAPTVHVKWDEPTAILAGDVLYAEAFELITNCLADNLAKVHSVAILARTCVEICQGQHEDMSFESRDDVDSFEYIDMVGKKTGKLYAAAASIGATLAGGSKKEVSALYDWGYHSGIAFQIQDDLIDFMGETEKTGKDRASDLREGKKTLIAILAKEKGIDLSKYRKESLTDEEIQEAIDILTESGVIEETRNTAMEHVKKAKQMLLVFDDCEEKDLLCQITDYFINRGF; this is encoded by the coding sequence ATGAAACTTGAAGAATATCTTGATAAAACTGCTGAACTTGTGGATCTTGAACTGAACAGGCAATTTGGAGGGCTTCCTACTCAGCTTGGGAAAGCAAGCAGCCATCTACTTCTTGCGGGCGGCAAGAGGCTAAGGCCTGCGGTGACATTACTTGCAGCTGATCTCGTTTCTAAAGGCAGATCACTGGATATACTCCCGGCAGCTCTTGCCCTTGAGGTTACGCATACTTTCACCCTTGTCCATGATGATATAATGGATGGCGATTCCGTCAGGAGAGGTGCACCTACTGTTCATGTAAAATGGGATGAACCTACAGCAATTCTTGCCGGGGATGTTCTCTATGCTGAGGCATTTGAGCTTATCACAAACTGCCTTGCTGACAATCTTGCAAAGGTTCACAGTGTTGCTATTCTTGCAAGAACCTGTGTTGAGATCTGCCAGGGTCAGCATGAGGATATGTCATTTGAGTCACGTGATGATGTGGATTCCTTTGAATATATCGATATGGTCGGCAAGAAGACCGGAAAATTATATGCTGCTGCTGCATCAATAGGTGCAACGCTTGCAGGCGGCAGTAAAAAAGAGGTTTCGGCCCTTTATGACTGGGGCTATCACAGTGGCATTGCCTTTCAGATCCAGGATGACTTAATTGACTTTATGGGTGAGACTGAGAAGACCGGAAAGGACAGGGCTTCGGATCTTCGCGAGGGTAAAAAAACACTCATTGCAATTCTTGCAAAGGAGAAGGGCATTGATCTCTCAAAGTACAGGAAGGAATCCTTAACCGATGAAGAGATTCAGGAGGCCATTGACATACTAACTGAATCAGGTGTCATTGAGGAGACCAGAAATACTGCAATGGAGCACGTTAAGAAGGCAAAACAGATGCTTTTAGTCTTTGATGACTGTGAGGAGAAGGATCTCCTCTGCCAGATTACAGATTATTTTATTAACAGAGGATTTTAG
- a CDS encoding EF-Tu/IF-2/RF-3 family GTPase, with protein sequence MPNLNVAVLGCAGYAKTIGKEGTQSDVILYNLKKGEDTVTLIEPVKYPEKLAPLFYTASMADYAIIVVDGITAEFGETVLMADCAGIISGCIILRNYIDKSQIAPLIKGTVLENYEFSEDDPIFLREMLLKEAASLELSKDDSPGTVSIDHHFNVKGIGTVILGTVVKGTIKVHDSLNVLPDEKTAQLRSIQKHDDDFSDAHAGDRVGLALKNISADDLDRGFVLTTDDNVKYTDTFSGEADIVKYWSAPIEAGMVIHLGHWMQYVSGRIESVSGNDPKKPEITLKLDKNIVYLPGDRAVIHQLDSGKLRVMGTVNLK encoded by the coding sequence ATGCCAAACCTTAATGTAGCTGTGCTCGGATGTGCCGGGTATGCAAAGACCATCGGAAAGGAAGGAACACAGTCCGATGTAATATTATACAATCTTAAGAAGGGAGAGGACACCGTAACCCTAATCGAACCTGTGAAGTACCCTGAGAAACTTGCACCGCTCTTTTATACTGCATCAATGGCAGATTATGCCATCATTGTTGTTGACGGCATCACTGCTGAGTTTGGTGAGACTGTACTGATGGCAGACTGCGCCGGCATAATATCCGGCTGTATCATTCTCAGAAATTATATTGATAAATCCCAGATTGCCCCGCTCATTAAGGGCACAGTCCTTGAGAACTACGAATTCTCTGAGGATGACCCGATCTTTCTCCGTGAAATGCTGCTAAAGGAGGCTGCATCCCTTGAGTTAAGCAAAGATGACAGTCCCGGCACTGTATCCATAGATCACCACTTCAATGTAAAGGGGATAGGAACGGTTATTCTTGGCACGGTTGTGAAAGGTACAATTAAAGTTCATGATTCCCTGAATGTTCTTCCGGATGAGAAGACTGCACAGCTAAGATCAATTCAGAAGCATGATGATGACTTCTCCGATGCACATGCAGGTGACCGTGTCGGTCTGGCTCTGAAAAATATCTCAGCAGATGACCTCGACCGCGGATTTGTTCTGACAACAGATGACAATGTTAAATATACAGATACATTCTCCGGAGAGGCTGATATTGTGAAATACTGGTCAGCACCCATTGAAGCCGGAATGGTGATTCATCTTGGCCACTGGATGCAGTATGTATCCGGCAGGATTGAGTCTGTCTCAGGCAATGACCCTAAAAAACCTGAAATAACACTGAAACTTGATAAGAATATTGTCTATCTTCCGGGTGACCGGGCAGTGATTCACCAGCTTGACTCAGGAAAACTTCGTGTAATGGGCACAGTTAATCTGAAATGA
- a CDS encoding glutamate--tRNA ligase, with protein sequence MSLDPRDFFFRHALLNAVQHENVPKAGTVLGMLMGKHPEFRTQAKEMSAILKDVLSEVEALPPEERKEKLMAIAPELLTEKKEKKEKEPLRELKNVGDNGVVMRFAPNPSGPLHLGHARAAYLNDYYVRKYGGKYVLRIEDTDPRRVEPENYKLLLDDITWLGLNITDIVYQSDRFDIYYEHGRKLIEIGGAYICTCDAESFRELKNSKKPCPCRDNSVEENLRQWDKMLAGGFAEGTVTVRVKTDVEHPDPAMRDFSIFRVVDSPPHPRKDVTVYPMMNLSVVVDDHLLGMTHVIRGKDHIANTRRQGYIYDYFGWKQPEYYHYGRMSVGDVVLSTSAMKAGISDGTYTGWDDIRLGTLKAIARRGIKPEAVRKAMVDLGVGQTDINFSWENLFAENKAIIDPVANRYFFVPEPVTFEISGAPSKTAEIPLYPNDSSRGVRKLDFTGKLHLSPGDIAGKSFVRLKDLFNVTITEKDGVILITYAGDSLEEAKEKHASIIQWLPYGRASVPCRMKRPDGDIEGLCEEGVKDMAGEEVQFERVGFVRIDSVSGDNVTAYFTHR encoded by the coding sequence ATGTCTTTAGATCCACGCGATTTTTTTTTCAGGCATGCCCTCTTAAATGCCGTCCAGCATGAGAATGTGCCAAAAGCCGGCACTGTTCTTGGCATGCTTATGGGTAAACATCCGGAATTCCGAACGCAGGCAAAGGAGATGTCTGCCATCCTTAAGGATGTCTTATCCGAAGTTGAGGCTCTCCCGCCGGAAGAGAGAAAGGAGAAGCTGATGGCTATTGCTCCTGAGCTCCTCACCGAAAAGAAGGAGAAGAAGGAGAAGGAACCTCTCCGTGAGCTTAAGAATGTTGGTGACAATGGCGTTGTGATGCGTTTTGCACCCAATCCAAGCGGGCCTCTTCACCTTGGTCATGCAAGGGCTGCATATCTCAATGATTATTACGTCCGGAAATATGGCGGAAAGTATGTTCTGAGAATTGAGGATACTGATCCGAGGCGTGTTGAGCCTGAAAATTATAAACTTCTCCTGGATGACATCACATGGCTTGGCTTAAATATTACAGATATTGTCTATCAGAGCGACAGGTTTGATATATATTATGAGCACGGCCGGAAACTGATTGAGATAGGCGGTGCCTATATCTGCACCTGTGATGCCGAAAGTTTCAGGGAGCTTAAAAACAGTAAGAAACCCTGCCCGTGCAGGGACAACTCCGTTGAGGAAAATCTCAGGCAGTGGGATAAGATGCTTGCCGGAGGATTTGCTGAAGGCACTGTTACAGTCAGGGTTAAGACTGACGTTGAGCATCCTGATCCTGCAATGAGGGACTTTTCAATATTCAGGGTTGTGGATTCTCCACCTCATCCCAGAAAAGATGTAACTGTCTATCCGATGATGAACTTATCAGTCGTTGTGGATGACCACCTGCTTGGGATGACCCATGTCATCAGGGGCAAGGATCACATCGCCAATACCAGACGGCAGGGCTATATCTATGATTATTTCGGGTGGAAACAGCCGGAGTACTACCACTATGGGCGTATGTCAGTCGGAGATGTGGTACTGTCAACTTCAGCGATGAAGGCCGGAATTTCGGATGGCACTTATACCGGATGGGACGATATCAGGCTTGGAACCTTAAAGGCAATTGCACGAAGGGGTATTAAGCCTGAAGCTGTCAGGAAGGCGATGGTTGATCTCGGAGTCGGCCAGACTGATATAAACTTCTCATGGGAGAATCTCTTTGCCGAAAATAAGGCGATAATTGATCCGGTTGCAAACCGTTATTTTTTTGTCCCTGAACCTGTGACATTTGAGATCTCCGGTGCACCTTCAAAAACCGCTGAAATTCCCCTTTATCCGAATGACAGTTCAAGAGGTGTCAGAAAGCTTGATTTTACAGGCAAGCTTCATCTCTCACCAGGAGATATTGCAGGAAAATCCTTTGTCAGGCTTAAGGATCTCTTCAATGTAACAATTACAGAGAAAGATGGAGTGATCCTCATCACTTATGCCGGAGATTCACTTGAAGAGGCAAAGGAGAAGCATGCATCAATTATTCAGTGGCTGCCCTATGGCAGGGCTTCTGTGCCCTGCCGGATGAAGAGACCTGACGGTGACATTGAAGGGTTGTGTGAAGAAGGTGTTAAGGATATGGCAGGAGAGGAAGTGCAGTTTGAGAGAGTTGGTTTTGTAAGGATTGATTCTGTCAGTGGTGACAATGTAACTGCATACTTCACCCACCGGTGA
- the tnpB gene encoding IS200/IS605 family element RNA-guided endonuclease TnpB, which translates to MKSNQIYMLRAYKYRIYPNKEQEKMFFQHFGACRFIYNWGLENKIRTYETDGKSISRFALQKMLPDLKSEHDWIKDVNSQSIQSALLNLENAFTRFFREKKGFPKFKSRKNPVQSFSVPQHYIVNFDTHKIKLPKIGWVKAKLHRKYEGAEKTATVSVTSTGKFFISILIDDGQEQLPVQHFDADTTVGIDVGIKDFAILSNGEKIENPRYLKQSLLRLKVLQKRLSRKQKGSNNRNKAKNAVAKIHEKIHNQRSDFQHKLSFRLVCENQAIALETLNVEGMLKNHKLAQHIADASWSSFVTQLEYKAQKHGKTILRIGQFEPSTKICSECGYYNRDLTLSDRDWICPDCGVHHDRDINAAINIRKFAFDKQNLIGI; encoded by the coding sequence TTGAAATCAAACCAAATCTATATGTTGAGGGCCTACAAATACCGAATCTATCCTAACAAAGAACAGGAGAAAATGTTCTTTCAGCATTTCGGTGCCTGTAGGTTTATCTACAATTGGGGTCTGGAAAATAAAATCCGAACTTATGAAACAGATGGAAAATCAATATCGAGATTTGCATTACAAAAAATGCTACCTGATTTGAAATCAGAGCATGATTGGATAAAAGATGTTAATTCGCAATCAATACAGAGTGCATTGTTAAATCTTGAAAATGCATTTACTCGTTTCTTCCGGGAAAAGAAAGGATTTCCAAAATTCAAATCCCGGAAAAATCCAGTGCAGTCATTTTCAGTTCCACAACACTACATTGTGAATTTTGATACCCATAAAATTAAATTACCTAAAATTGGATGGGTTAAAGCAAAATTACACAGGAAATATGAGGGAGCTGAAAAAACAGCAACTGTGTCAGTCACATCAACGGGCAAATTTTTTATTAGTATTCTGATAGATGATGGACAGGAACAACTTCCTGTACAACATTTTGATGCAGATACAACTGTGGGTATTGATGTAGGTATCAAAGATTTTGCAATACTCTCCAATGGTGAAAAGATTGAGAATCCCCGATATTTGAAGCAGTCACTTCTCCGACTGAAAGTGTTACAAAAACGATTGAGTAGAAAACAAAAAGGTTCTAACAACAGAAATAAAGCAAAAAATGCAGTAGCAAAAATTCATGAAAAAATTCACAATCAAAGAAGCGATTTCCAGCACAAACTCTCTTTTAGATTAGTATGCGAGAACCAAGCAATTGCACTGGAAACTTTGAATGTTGAAGGGATGTTAAAAAATCATAAATTGGCACAACATATTGCTGATGCATCATGGAGTTCATTTGTTACTCAATTAGAATATAAGGCACAGAAACACGGTAAAACTATCTTACGGATAGGACAATTTGAACCATCTACAAAAATCTGTAGTGAATGTGGATATTACAACAGGGATTTGACTTTATCTGATAGAGACTGGATTTGTCCGGATTGTGGGGTACATCATGACCGGGATATAAATGCCGCAATAAATATCAGGAAATTTGCTTTTGATAAACAGAATCTAATTGGAATATAA
- a CDS encoding histidine kinase N-terminal 7TM domain-containing protein: MMVFVSLWSLFYAVEYNYSNYAFMMLFNVFPFFAGVFVPILWLCFVLDYTGRKSCISLRNLACLLIIPVLTLAVILTNGYHGLFVNAAYNSIDGFGFISLFFGPWYYIYIFYSYLLIFLGFLFLLWTYIPSPRHQRVQISYVMAGALIPFIGNIIFVTGFAPDNLFDLTPFFFLLTGIMIYIGVFRVPLAEIIPEAYKKVFRSMIEGVIVADRNGVIIDINSSAETIMEIKSKDKVGLRVSDIFQDISEDMVYDLNRDNVRKIIETDGDGGKKYILFQSAPLEPEAVNCGFILLLRDKTSEFESNMREKKSIVQIEKNLEQLAILNDHIRNPLSVIVAISSLDENPDNKEILKQAGEIDRIIDELDNNYLKSDKIRRVLRNHYDMELKD, from the coding sequence CTGATGGTCTTTGTATCCCTTTGGTCTTTATTTTATGCTGTTGAATATAACTATTCTAATTATGCATTTATGATGCTATTCAATGTCTTTCCCTTCTTTGCCGGGGTATTTGTTCCCATTTTATGGCTCTGTTTTGTCCTTGATTATACCGGCAGAAAAAGTTGCATCTCTCTTAGAAATCTGGCATGCCTTCTCATAATTCCGGTTCTGACACTGGCAGTTATTCTGACAAACGGTTATCACGGCCTTTTTGTGAATGCTGCATATAATAGCATCGATGGTTTTGGTTTTATTTCGTTATTTTTTGGTCCCTGGTATTATATCTATATTTTTTACTCTTACCTGCTTATATTTCTTGGATTTCTGTTCCTGTTATGGACATATATCCCGTCCCCGCGTCATCAGAGGGTGCAGATCTCTTATGTTATGGCAGGTGCCCTTATTCCGTTTATCGGCAATATAATATTTGTGACAGGTTTTGCGCCGGATAATCTTTTTGATCTGACACCATTCTTCTTTCTTTTAACCGGAATTATGATCTATATTGGCGTATTCAGAGTTCCCCTTGCTGAGATAATTCCTGAGGCTTACAAAAAAGTATTCAGGAGTATGATTGAGGGAGTTATTGTTGCAGACAGAAATGGAGTCATAATTGACATCAATTCATCGGCAGAGACTATAATGGAGATTAAATCGAAAGATAAGGTTGGTCTGCGTGTCAGTGATATATTTCAGGACATTTCAGAGGATATGGTATATGATTTAAACAGAGACAATGTCAGAAAGATTATTGAGACAGACGGTGATGGCGGGAAAAAATATATTCTCTTTCAGAGTGCACCTCTTGAACCTGAAGCGGTAAATTGCGGATTTATTCTGCTTTTAAGGGATAAGACATCTGAATTTGAAAGCAATATGAGGGAGAAGAAGTCAATTGTACAGATCGAAAAAAATCTGGAACAGCTGGCAATTTTAAACGACCATATCAGAAATCCATTATCTGTTATTGTGGCCATCTCCTCTCTTGATGAGAATCCGGATAACAAAGAGATTCTGAAACAGGCGGGTGAAATTGACCGGATAATTGATGAACTTGACAATAATTATCTCAAATCAGACAAGATCAGAAGAGTCCTTAGAAATCATTATGATATGGAACTTAAGGACTGA